A stretch of Cyanobacterium sp. HL-69 DNA encodes these proteins:
- a CDS encoding ABC-type export system permease component, which yields MDSYILREFIMPFIFCVAMFSCVGVAIATISDLSHRIIESNLPLFSAFQVFILKFPEYVGYALPFSVLLTSLLTYSRLSKDSELIALQSSGISLYRIIAPTIVASLVITLVTFAFNELIIPPSNYRATSILAGDSGIVNKYTVQQDIFYPQYEEIITADGKVKRELKSLFYAQEFDGREMQNITVIETNNHQLEKITVSESGNWNNNEDEWDFSNGVIYDIKINLSQISSNFFQHKKIPLPKTPLELASKSRSPYEMNIRESFEYIEILEQVGNQKSILMYRVRTAQKISFPFICIIFAMIGSAIGAKFNQNNKGTSFGLTVLIVFGYYLTSFFIGSLGLIDVLSPTMAAWLPNFICFGIGVYLLTKS from the coding sequence ATGGATAGCTACATTTTGAGGGAGTTTATTATGCCCTTTATTTTTTGTGTAGCTATGTTTTCTTGTGTTGGAGTTGCCATTGCAACTATATCTGATTTATCTCATCGAATTATAGAATCTAACCTACCACTTTTTTCTGCCTTTCAAGTCTTTATTCTCAAATTTCCTGAGTATGTGGGTTATGCCCTACCTTTCTCTGTATTACTAACATCACTGCTTACCTATAGCCGTCTGAGTAAAGATAGTGAATTAATTGCTTTACAAAGTAGTGGTATCAGCCTTTATAGAATTATTGCCCCCACCATTGTCGCCAGTCTGGTTATTACTCTGGTTACTTTTGCTTTTAATGAGTTGATTATACCGCCATCTAATTATCGAGCCACATCTATCCTTGCGGGAGATTCAGGAATAGTTAATAAATATACAGTACAACAAGATATTTTTTATCCTCAATATGAGGAGATAATAACCGCTGATGGGAAAGTGAAACGAGAATTAAAGAGTCTTTTTTATGCCCAAGAATTTGATGGCAGGGAAATGCAAAATATTACAGTAATAGAAACTAACAATCATCAATTAGAAAAGATTACTGTATCAGAAAGTGGTAATTGGAATAATAATGAGGATGAATGGGATTTTTCTAACGGTGTTATCTATGACATCAAAATAAATCTATCTCAAATTAGTAGTAATTTTTTCCAACACAAAAAGATACCATTACCCAAAACCCCTTTAGAATTAGCCTCAAAAAGTAGAAGCCCCTATGAAATGAATATTCGTGAATCTTTTGAATATATCGAGATTTTAGAACAAGTGGGCAACCAAAAAAGTATTCTGATGTATCGTGTACGTACGGCACAAAAAATATCTTTTCCGTTTATCTGTATCATTTTTGCCATGATTGGTTCTGCCATTGGAGCAAAATTTAATCAAAATAATAAGGGTACAAGTTTTGGTTTAACGGTGTTAATCGTTTTTGGCTACTATCTAACTAGCTTTTTTATCGGTAGTCTTGGTTTAATTGATGTACTCTCACCCACTATGGCGGCATGGCTTCCCAATTTTATCTGTTTTGGTATAGGGGTTTATTTATTGACGAAGTCTTAA
- a CDS encoding transcriptional regular with DUF4115 domain, with product MLKLFSGKKPIEVDYNQIRQEELDRVSVLLQHKRQSLGWDIESVSSNIHITKNILRAIENGDLNKLPEPIFVKELLKKYSEFLSINIEETINSFPTEKNNNKGYKSAHQRNINPFNFRINFNSKYLYVVYIALLFFSIKSLNEMLQPTSFTTQETTETQSSHNNTQENQTVTDNLSNNTDEITDNPTIPVVDNNPEQLKVNIKAQDNSWVRVVIDGNTEFEGILTQGSEREWIASREFTIRAGNAGGLLISVNEETPKQIGELGQVEEITLNL from the coding sequence ATGTTAAAACTTTTTAGCGGTAAAAAACCCATAGAGGTTGATTATAACCAAATTCGTCAAGAGGAATTGGATAGGGTTAGTGTCTTATTACAGCATAAGAGACAATCTTTGGGGTGGGATATTGAATCTGTTTCTAGTAACATTCATATTACTAAAAATATATTAAGGGCGATCGAAAATGGTGATTTAAACAAATTACCTGAGCCTATATTTGTTAAAGAATTACTCAAAAAATATTCTGAGTTTTTAAGCATTAACATTGAGGAAACTATTAATAGTTTTCCTACTGAGAAAAATAATAATAAAGGTTATAAATCCGCTCACCAAAGAAATATTAATCCTTTTAATTTTAGAATTAATTTTAACAGTAAATACTTATATGTTGTTTATATTGCTCTTTTATTTTTCTCCATAAAAAGTCTCAATGAAATGTTGCAACCAACCTCTTTTACTACTCAAGAAACCACGGAGACTCAAAGTAGCCATAACAATACCCAAGAAAATCAAACCGTAACAGATAATCTAAGCAATAATACTGATGAAATCACCGATAACCCTACTATCCCTGTGGTTGATAATAATCCAGAACAACTAAAAGTAAATATAAAAGCCCAAGATAATTCATGGGTAAGGGTTGTTATTGATGGTAATACGGAGTTTGAAGGCATCCTAACTCAAGGTAGTGAAAGGGAATGGATTGCTAGTCGAGAGTTTACCATTCGGGCTGGTAATGCGGGAGGGTTGTTAATTAGTGTAAATGAGGAAACCCCTAAACAAATTGGGGAGTTGGGGCAGGTGGAGGAAATTACTTTAAATTTGTAA
- a CDS encoding Hydroxyacylglutathione hydrolase: MLFRQLFDQDTWTYTYLIADLETKEAVLVDPVIEQVERDLKLIEELGLTLKYCIETHVHADHITGTGKMRELTGCKGLVPEKAEVNCADRHLVDNEVVKVGNIEIKAIASPGHTDCHFAYLVNNSHLLTGDALFIRGCGRTDFQSGDSGMLYDTITKRFFALADDVLVYPAHDYRGHMVSTIAEEKAHNPRISGKKRDEFIELMDNLDLPNPQRIMEAVPANQMCGKV, encoded by the coding sequence ATGTTATTTCGCCAATTATTTGATCAAGATACATGGACTTATACCTACCTAATTGCTGACCTGGAGACGAAGGAAGCGGTATTGGTTGATCCTGTCATTGAACAGGTAGAAAGGGATTTGAAGTTGATAGAGGAGTTGGGTTTGACTCTCAAATACTGCATAGAAACCCATGTTCATGCGGATCATATTACGGGTACAGGGAAAATGCGAGAATTGACTGGGTGTAAGGGTTTAGTGCCTGAAAAAGCCGAGGTAAATTGTGCCGATCGCCACTTAGTTGACAATGAGGTCGTTAAGGTAGGAAATATAGAAATAAAGGCGATCGCCTCTCCTGGCCATACAGACTGCCATTTTGCTTATCTCGTAAATAACAGTCACCTACTCACAGGGGATGCCCTATTTATCAGAGGTTGCGGACGCACCGACTTCCAAAGCGGTGATTCTGGAATGCTCTACGATACCATCACCAAACGTTTCTTTGCCCTTGCTGATGATGTTTTGGTGTATCCTGCCCACGACTATCGAGGACATATGGTATCCACCATCGCCGAAGAAAAAGCCCACAATCCCCGTATTAGCGGCAAAAAAAGAGACGAGTTTATCGAGCTAATGGATAACCTTGATTTACCCAATCCTCAAAGAATCATGGAAGCAGTACCAGCCAATCAAATGTGTGGCAAAGTTTAG
- a CDS encoding Fibronectin/fibrinogen-binding protein, with product MQPVDYTTLVAICHSLNAEYIPSRLEQVYQCDRTSISLCLRSLKKKTWLTIAWHPQAARICIGNPPPRKKDTFTFSEQLRHLISGYALIGVNIVSKWERVVDLQFAQRPNEKPLYHLYVEVMGKYSNVILTNAQQQIITVAKQITSAKSSVRTVETSQPYQLPPPLTGNTPKIEESFTDWQETVNLIPGRLDKQLIKSYRGVSPTIAKELIHEADMELSIQNNQLTPDEWKSLYQQWQKWLATIHQKTFYPHTTPLGYSVLPPHDQNIVKDNLHEIIDDYYTKKINQENFQQLQQQLQQKIKNIAKKLQVKADKYKDKMKQSANSDTYRTQADLLMANLHQWQIGSESITLDDFTTGEPIKISLAPDKNAIQNAQALYKKNQKLKRAKDAVKPLLEEVEEEINYLQQTLNNVLQLENDELEDFETLEEIKAELINQKYIEDSQYRQLSNNQESQPRAFKTPSNFEVFVGRNNRQNDLLISRIATDYDLWFHAQEIPGSHVLLRLNAGDIPDAKDLQYTANIAAYYSQGRESDQVPVIYTKPKYVYKPKGAKPGMVIYSNQTVIWAKSSDFIDN from the coding sequence ATGCAACCTGTTGACTATACAACCCTTGTGGCAATCTGCCATTCTCTCAATGCCGAATATATACCATCTCGTTTAGAACAGGTGTATCAGTGCGATCGCACTTCAATCTCCTTATGTTTACGTAGTCTGAAAAAAAAAACATGGTTAACCATTGCATGGCATCCCCAAGCAGCCCGAATATGTATTGGGAATCCTCCCCCCCGCAAAAAAGATACTTTCACCTTCAGTGAACAACTACGCCACCTTATTAGCGGTTATGCTTTAATTGGAGTAAATATTGTCAGTAAATGGGAGAGAGTGGTTGACTTGCAATTCGCCCAACGCCCTAACGAAAAACCCTTGTATCATCTCTATGTAGAAGTGATGGGGAAATATAGCAACGTTATCCTTACCAACGCCCAACAACAGATTATCACCGTTGCTAAACAAATTACCTCCGCCAAATCCAGTGTGCGCACCGTCGAAACCAGTCAACCCTATCAACTACCCCCACCCCTGACGGGTAACACTCCCAAAATAGAGGAATCTTTCACCGACTGGCAAGAAACCGTTAACCTAATTCCTGGCAGACTCGATAAACAGTTGATAAAATCCTATCGAGGAGTAAGCCCCACCATTGCCAAAGAATTGATACATGAAGCTGATATGGAATTATCTATACAAAATAACCAACTAACTCCAGATGAATGGAAAAGTCTTTATCAACAATGGCAAAAATGGTTAGCCACTATCCACCAAAAAACTTTTTATCCCCATACCACCCCATTAGGTTATAGCGTATTGCCTCCCCATGACCAAAATATTGTCAAGGACAATTTACACGAAATAATTGACGATTATTATACTAAGAAAATTAACCAAGAAAATTTCCAACAATTACAGCAACAACTACAACAAAAAATAAAAAATATTGCCAAAAAATTACAGGTAAAAGCAGATAAATATAAAGATAAAATGAAGCAGTCTGCGAACTCTGATACTTACCGTACCCAAGCCGATTTATTAATGGCAAATCTTCATCAATGGCAGATAGGCAGTGAATCAATTACCCTTGATGATTTTACCACAGGAGAGCCTATAAAAATTTCACTAGCCCCCGATAAAAATGCCATCCAAAATGCTCAAGCCCTTTATAAAAAAAATCAAAAATTAAAAAGAGCAAAAGATGCTGTTAAACCTTTATTAGAAGAAGTAGAAGAGGAAATAAATTACCTTCAACAAACTTTAAATAATGTTTTACAACTAGAAAATGATGAGTTAGAAGACTTTGAAACTTTAGAAGAAATAAAAGCCGAATTAATTAACCAAAAATATATAGAAGATAGCCAGTATAGACAGTTAAGTAATAACCAAGAATCTCAACCCCGTGCCTTTAAAACCCCTTCTAATTTTGAAGTATTTGTAGGAAGAAATAACAGACAAAATGATTTATTAATTTCTCGCATTGCTACGGATTATGATTTATGGTTTCATGCCCAAGAAATTCCAGGTTCTCATGTTTTACTAAGATTAAATGCAGGAGATATTCCTGACGCAAAAGACTTACAATATACAGCTAATATTGCGGCTTATTATAGTCAAGGAAGGGAAAGTGATCAAGTTCCAGTTATTTATACAAAACCCAAATATGTTTATAAACCCAAGGGGGCTAAACCAGGTATGGTAATTTATAGTAATCAGACAGTTATTTGGGCAAAATCATCTGATTTTATTGATAATTAG
- a CDS encoding UPF0176 protein, translating into MKFTFASFYHFISLEDLEILQEKLLHLCNGLGIKGTILIAPEGINSNIVGLKEAVEKVVREVKKSLENQEFDVKYSQTNNIPFERMKVKIKKEIITFGIPEANPNEQVGTYLSPREWNKLISQSDVKVVDTRNEYEVQIGTFKKAENPHIHSFREFNNYIDDNLKENKEQKVALFCTGGIRCEKVTALMLKKGFKEVYHLKGGILKYLEEVPKEESLWEGECFVFDDRVAVKHGLQEGSYQLSECGNPVKKEYIDNVNNG; encoded by the coding sequence ATGAAATTTACCTTTGCTTCTTTTTATCACTTTATCTCATTAGAAGACCTTGAAATATTACAAGAGAAGTTACTACATTTATGTAATGGGTTAGGGATAAAGGGGACTATTTTGATTGCCCCTGAAGGGATTAACAGTAATATTGTGGGTTTGAAAGAAGCTGTTGAAAAAGTTGTCAGGGAAGTAAAAAAAAGTCTTGAGAATCAGGAGTTTGATGTTAAATATTCTCAGACTAATAATATACCTTTTGAAAGAATGAAGGTAAAAATTAAAAAGGAAATTATCACTTTTGGGATTCCTGAAGCGAATCCTAACGAGCAAGTGGGTACTTATTTATCTCCCCGTGAATGGAATAAATTAATTTCTCAATCTGATGTGAAGGTGGTAGATACTCGTAATGAGTATGAGGTGCAAATCGGTACTTTTAAAAAGGCGGAAAATCCCCATATTCATTCTTTTCGGGAATTTAATAACTATATCGATGATAATTTGAAGGAGAATAAAGAGCAAAAGGTAGCTTTATTTTGTACTGGGGGTATTCGTTGCGAAAAGGTGACGGCTTTAATGCTAAAAAAAGGTTTCAAGGAAGTGTACCATCTGAAGGGTGGTATTTTGAAGTATTTGGAGGAAGTACCTAAGGAGGAAAGTTTGTGGGAAGGGGAATGTTTTGTTTTTGATGATAGGGTGGCGGTTAAGCATGGTTTGCAGGAGGGTAGTTATCAATTATCTGAGTGTGGTAATCCTGTTAAAAAGGAATATATTGACAATGTGAATAATGGATAA
- a CDS encoding Light dependent period modulator LdpA, whose amino-acid sequence MLLQDSALLSLESGSWFKLICGASYQHLPSIRNLALAYTLAGVDCIDVAADRAVINAALVGMEVAKSFRQEAIALSYNPSNPLLMVSVNDGEDPHFRKAYFNPSKCPPECDRPCEHICPADAIKFEHPTQGVKEKLCYGCGRCVPICPYGLIDTQSHVIGIQEVLNWLTELPINALEIHTQEGHFEHFCKLWQWLKPHLPQLQLIAISCPYTPTVTSYLHQIETYIKPLPIPLIWQTDGRPMSGDIGKGTTHLTIKYAQTMINEGFDDYLQLAGGTNEHTAVKMREMGLSPHKINGIAFGSKARKILADTLHELEVISPQNQLEDYPYLLWKAVSQAYQLVGSIKTVNEEKVL is encoded by the coding sequence TTGTTATTACAGGATTCGGCGTTGTTGTCTTTGGAATCGGGTAGTTGGTTTAAGTTAATTTGTGGTGCTAGTTATCAACATTTACCTTCTATTCGTAATTTGGCTTTGGCTTATACTTTGGCAGGGGTTGATTGTATTGATGTAGCGGCGGATAGGGCTGTTATTAATGCTGCTTTGGTGGGTATGGAGGTGGCAAAAAGTTTTCGGCAAGAAGCGATCGCTCTTAGCTATAATCCTAGTAATCCTCTTTTAATGGTAAGTGTGAATGATGGGGAAGATCCTCATTTTCGTAAAGCATACTTTAATCCTAGCAAATGTCCCCCTGAGTGCGATCGGCCCTGTGAGCATATTTGCCCCGCCGATGCCATAAAATTTGAGCATCCCACCCAAGGAGTAAAAGAAAAACTATGTTATGGTTGTGGGCGTTGTGTGCCTATTTGCCCCTATGGTTTAATCGATACTCAATCCCATGTTATTGGCATCCAAGAAGTATTAAATTGGCTTACAGAATTACCCATTAACGCCCTCGAAATCCACACCCAAGAAGGGCATTTTGAGCATTTTTGTAAATTATGGCAATGGCTTAAACCTCACCTACCCCAACTACAATTAATCGCCATTAGTTGCCCTTATACCCCCACCGTCACCAGTTATTTACACCAAATAGAAACCTATATCAAACCTCTGCCCATCCCCTTAATTTGGCAAACTGACGGGCGCCCCATGAGTGGGGATATTGGCAAAGGCACCACCCATCTAACCATAAAATATGCCCAAACCATGATTAATGAAGGGTTTGATGATTATTTACAACTAGCAGGAGGAACAAATGAACATACCGCTGTTAAAATGAGGGAGATGGGGCTTTCTCCTCACAAAATTAATGGCATTGCTTTTGGTAGTAAAGCCAGAAAAATCCTTGCAGATACCCTCCATGAATTAGAAGTAATTTCTCCCCAAAATCAACTAGAAGACTATCCCTATCTATTGTGGAAAGCAGTATCTCAGGCTTATCAGTTAGTGGGAAGTATAAAAACAGTTAATGAAGAAAAGGTTTTGTAG
- the rluB gene encoding 23S rRNA pseudouridine2605 synthase RluB, whose amino-acid sequence MVDRVQKILREWGIASRREAEKIILAGKVKVNGHVITLGDKANPNKDKIEVDGKVLSRRNRPELVYILLNKPKGVVSSCDDPKKRKTVLDLLNPELQLGQGIHPVGRLDMDSTGALILSNDGGFTLSLTHPRYHLPKTYQVWLKGDMPDNLIKKWSEGFLWEGKKTLPAQIVVKKRTVSKTLIEIVLHEGRNRQIRRIAELFGHPVIGLHRSAIAFIRLGNLGLGECRFLTASEVNKLSIIAHNPKN is encoded by the coding sequence ATGGTTGATAGAGTTCAAAAAATATTGAGAGAATGGGGAATTGCTTCCCGTCGAGAGGCTGAAAAGATTATTTTGGCTGGAAAGGTGAAGGTTAATGGTCATGTTATCACTTTAGGTGACAAAGCAAACCCCAATAAGGATAAAATAGAGGTAGATGGCAAAGTTTTGAGTCGTCGAAATCGCCCTGAGTTAGTTTATATTTTATTAAATAAGCCCAAGGGAGTTGTATCTAGTTGTGATGATCCTAAAAAGCGCAAAACTGTTTTAGATTTATTAAATCCTGAGTTACAATTAGGGCAGGGTATCCATCCTGTGGGTAGATTAGATATGGATTCTACGGGGGCTTTGATTCTCAGTAATGATGGTGGTTTTACCCTCAGTTTGACTCATCCCCGTTATCATTTGCCTAAAACTTATCAAGTCTGGCTAAAGGGTGATATGCCGGATAATCTGATCAAAAAATGGTCTGAGGGTTTTTTATGGGAAGGGAAAAAAACTCTTCCTGCGCAAATAGTTGTTAAAAAAAGGACTGTTTCTAAAACTCTTATTGAGATTGTCCTCCATGAAGGGCGAAATCGTCAAATTAGACGGATTGCTGAACTTTTTGGGCATCCTGTTATTGGTTTACACCGAAGTGCGATCGCATTTATTCGTTTAGGAAATTTAGGATTAGGAGAATGTCGTTTTTTAACTGCTTCGGAGGTGAACAAATTGAGTATAATTGCCCATAACCCAAAAAATTAA
- the trpB gene encoding tryptophan synthase beta subunit TrpB — translation MTTTPIRPSNNSIRVPDNFGRFGKYGGKYVPETLMPALSELETAYNQYKNDPDFNQELNQLLKDYVGRSSPLYFAERLTQHYAKPDGTGPQIYLKREDLNHTGAHKINNALGQVLLAKRMGKERIIAETGAGQHGVATATVCARFGLECVIYMGVEDMERQKLNVFRMRLLGATVQPVSAGTGTLKDATSEAIRDWVTNVENTHYILGSVAGPHPYPMMVRDFHAVIGVETREQCLEKWGGLPDILLACVGGGSNAMGLFYEFVKDSSVRLIGIEAAGSGVDSGKHAATLTAGQPGVLHGAMSYLLQDQDGQVTEAHSISAGLDYPGVGPEHSYLKDEGRAEYYSVTDQEALDAFQQLCKLEGIIPALETAHAFAYLDKLCPTLEGNPKIVINSSGRGDKDVQTVARHIKGIDL, via the coding sequence GTGACCACCACACCCATAAGACCTAGCAATAATTCTATTCGAGTACCAGACAACTTCGGACGCTTTGGCAAATACGGCGGAAAATACGTTCCCGAGACTCTCATGCCCGCCCTCAGCGAACTAGAAACCGCCTATAACCAATACAAAAACGATCCCGACTTTAACCAAGAATTAAACCAACTACTAAAAGACTACGTTGGTAGGTCAAGTCCCCTCTATTTTGCCGAAAGACTGACCCAACACTATGCCAAACCTGATGGCACAGGGCCTCAAATTTACCTCAAAAGAGAAGACCTCAACCATACAGGCGCCCACAAAATTAATAACGCCCTTGGGCAAGTATTACTAGCCAAACGCATGGGCAAAGAAAGAATTATCGCCGAAACAGGGGCTGGACAACATGGAGTTGCTACCGCCACTGTGTGCGCTCGTTTTGGTTTGGAATGTGTGATTTATATGGGCGTAGAAGACATGGAACGCCAAAAATTAAACGTGTTCAGAATGCGCCTTTTAGGGGCCACCGTGCAGCCCGTTTCCGCTGGTACAGGAACCCTCAAGGATGCCACATCAGAAGCCATTAGAGACTGGGTAACTAACGTAGAGAACACCCATTATATCCTTGGTTCCGTGGCAGGACCCCATCCCTATCCCATGATGGTAAGGGATTTTCATGCAGTAATTGGTGTAGAAACCCGTGAGCAGTGTTTAGAAAAATGGGGAGGTTTACCTGACATTCTCCTCGCCTGTGTGGGGGGAGGTTCCAATGCCATGGGCTTATTTTATGAATTTGTTAAAGATAGTTCTGTGCGTCTTATTGGTATTGAAGCGGCAGGAAGTGGGGTGGACTCTGGAAAACACGCCGCCACCCTTACAGCAGGGCAACCTGGAGTGTTGCACGGTGCTATGAGCTATCTATTACAAGATCAAGATGGACAAGTTACCGAAGCCCATTCCATCAGTGCGGGGTTAGACTATCCTGGAGTAGGGCCTGAACATAGTTACCTCAAAGATGAAGGTAGAGCAGAATATTACAGTGTTACCGACCAGGAGGCGCTCGATGCTTTTCAACAACTCTGTAAATTAGAGGGCATTATTCCAGCCCTTGAAACCGCCCACGCTTTTGCTTACCTTGACAAGTTATGTCCTACCCTAGAAGGTAATCCAAAAATCGTGATTAATTCTTCTGGACGTGGTGACAAGGACGTTCAAACGGTGGCGAGACACATTAAAGGGATTGATTTATAG
- a CDS encoding Photosystem II stability/assembly factor HCF136/Ycf48 yields the protein MELKMNLLLNKLKQFIVVITVGLFCVSCAVASNLSSNPWDVITLDTDATFADVAFTDDSNHGWLVGTKASLFETVDGGDTWQEKIIELGDEKITFNGVSFYGEEGWISGEPFILLHTVDGGKNWERIPLSDQLPGVPYGVTALAPNTAEMITNLGAIYKTSDGGKNWKALVEGAVGVARNVSRSPSGKYVAVSARGNFYSTWIPGDTEWTPHLRNSSRRLQNMGFFDDERLWLIARGGRIQLTSSADFEDWEDVITPEYSTSWGFLDLATRENEIWVAGGSGNLLVTNDSGETWFKDREVEDVPSNLYRVVFPNADQGFVLGQQGILLKYNPDKAPMDFGEEA from the coding sequence ATGGAATTAAAAATGAACTTATTATTGAATAAGCTAAAACAATTTATTGTAGTTATAACAGTCGGACTATTCTGTGTCAGTTGTGCTGTGGCATCCAACCTCAGTAGTAACCCATGGGATGTAATTACCCTTGATACCGACGCAACCTTTGCTGATGTCGCTTTTACTGATGACTCCAATCATGGTTGGTTAGTAGGTACAAAAGCGAGTCTCTTTGAAACCGTTGATGGTGGAGACACTTGGCAAGAAAAAATTATCGAACTAGGAGACGAAAAAATAACCTTTAATGGTGTTAGTTTCTACGGTGAAGAAGGTTGGATTTCAGGAGAACCCTTTATTCTTTTACATACCGTTGATGGTGGTAAAAACTGGGAAAGAATCCCCCTTAGTGATCAACTTCCAGGAGTACCCTATGGCGTAACCGCCCTTGCTCCCAATACCGCCGAAATGATTACTAACTTGGGTGCTATCTATAAAACTAGCGATGGTGGTAAAAACTGGAAAGCCTTGGTAGAAGGTGCTGTGGGTGTTGCCCGTAACGTCAGTCGCTCTCCTAGTGGAAAATATGTAGCAGTAAGTGCTAGGGGAAACTTTTACTCTACTTGGATACCCGGAGACACCGAATGGACCCCCCATTTACGCAACTCCTCCCGTCGTTTACAAAACATGGGTTTCTTTGATGATGAGAGACTCTGGTTAATTGCTAGGGGCGGAAGAATTCAACTAACTAGCTCGGCAGATTTTGAAGATTGGGAAGACGTTATCACCCCTGAATACTCTACCAGTTGGGGATTCCTTGATTTAGCTACCCGTGAAAATGAAATTTGGGTGGCAGGAGGTAGCGGAAATCTTCTCGTTACCAATGACAGTGGCGAAACTTGGTTTAAAGATAGAGAAGTGGAAGATGTACCTTCTAATTTATATCGTGTTGTTTTCCCCAATGCAGACCAAGGTTTTGTTTTAGGACAACAAGGGATTTTATTAAAGTACAATCCTGACAAAGCCCCCATGGATTTTGGCGAAGAAGCGTAA